The sequence below is a genomic window from Canis aureus isolate CA01 chromosome 35, VMU_Caureus_v.1.0, whole genome shotgun sequence.
AGAGAGCCTTAGTGAGGTGACTGTCTAATGTCTCACTGCTGCTCCCAAAGTCATAGTTCTTGACGCAAGGGCACAAGCAGCGCACGATGGCCCGACGGATGTAGCTGTCAAAGACATAGTAAATGACAGGGTTGACACAGCTGTTGGCAAACGCCAAAGGCCCACTCACCTCCATGCCCAGCTGGAGAAAAGCTGAGGAAAAGTAGACTTCCTGCTGCAAGCCAGACACGATGGCCAGGAGCTTGAAAGTATTGAAGGGCAGCCAGGAGAGCACAAAGGCCGCCACGACAATGAAGATGATCTTTATGGATTTCCTCAgctttttgttgtgttttccGGATTGCTGGTAATGGGCACACAGCTTCCTCACGATGCAACAGTAGCAGGTGACAATGCTCACCAGGGGGACAAAGAAGGTAAAAACTAGGGCCACCAGGGCCCAGGTCAGTTTCGTGGAAGTAGCCCTCTTCTCTGCGCAGTATGGCTTTTCTTCGATCAGGGTGAGTTCCCTGGACAGGACGGTGGGCAAGGCCAGCAGGCAGGAGGCCAGCCACACAAGGGCGCAGGCCGCGTGCGCGCAGTCTCTCCGCCGGAGCTTCCTGGACGTGGCAGGCCGCACGATGGCCAGGTAGCGGTCGAGGCTCATGCAGGTGAGCAGGAAGACGCTGCAGTGCATGTTCACGGAGATGGTGTAGGAGCTGCCTTTGCACAGGAAGGCGCCTGTCCTCCACAGCCCGAAGGATGCTTCCTTATCCACCCACAGGGGCAACGTGACAAGGAAGACGAAGTCCGACACCGCCAGGTTGGTGATGAAGATGTCAATCAGTCTTCGGCTGCCCCGCTTGAAGTGCAGGGCAGCGATGAGCACAAGGTTCCCCAGCACTCCCGCCACGAACACGGCCGTGTAGAAGATCGGAAGGAAGACAGACGTGTAAGGACCGTGCGAGTGGGCATCCTCGACATCAGGATTTTCGCTTGTAGCCTCGAAATAATCCAAATAGACTGGCGTCGCTTCTGGGTCCATCACCAGATAGCAGCAGCCCCAGATCTGCTATTTTCTTATCTAGGAAGTTTTTGTACAATTTTAGAAGAAATCTCAAGGTGGCTTCTTTTTCATACAGTGGCTGCCTCTTCCCCATCACCCTGGCCACCCCACCCCTTAAAAGATCTTGGGACAAGCGTgaaaacagacatgaaaaaaatgcagttTCTACCAATCCTCAGAAGGGGCCTACAAGGAACACCACCCTGATTGGTGTTTGGTGGTTGTGGTTGTGGTTCTCCTTATTTGCATTTGCCCTGGAGACTGGGGTGCTTTTTGACTTCTGTCTTGAaggtattgtttgtttctttaaatccagaaatcaaaaaacaaattaaatttttttccccttgtaccTACTTTGAAgacatccttccttcttttttctttttgacactgAAAATCTTTTTGATCTAACTTTCTGTTACACATACAAGACACcactttctttcagaattttaagGTAACGATGACAAAAATACTCCTTGTTTTTATATCGAAGTAAGGAAAATAGTCTTTCGCTGCCAAAAGAGTGAATTAATAATTTCCCAAATCATACCAGTCAATGTCTGGAGCAAACATAATTATTCCAATTAGGGTATGAGATTCTTGCCacttctttggcttttttttttttttcagttcacacACAATTCTGTTTCATTcgataagttttaaaaaaatcctccagAGACTGGGAACATGTCTTgtgctgttgttattattatttgtaacaATTTCTCACTGTCATTAGCACAGTAACctgcacatggtaggtgctttGGAAATGCTAGTTTATTTGAATTAATTAGGAAAACTCTTGGTTTTGTGATCCTGTGTAATTAGCAATCCTGTGTATTCGTTGAGGTTCAGCTGTAGGCATTTTTGTTATTTGTGTAGCTTATAGGCACAggtttaaaaattactatttttacaCTCTGACCTGCTATTGTAATTCAATCAGTGAGGTTCCCTTTGGTGAGGCAACATCCTTGATTAGGAGATTTTCTC
It includes:
- the GPR15 gene encoding G-protein coupled receptor 15, producing the protein MDPEATPVYLDYFEATSENPDVEDAHSHGPYTSVFLPIFYTAVFVAGVLGNLVLIAALHFKRGSRRLIDIFITNLAVSDFVFLVTLPLWVDKEASFGLWRTGAFLCKGSSYTISVNMHCSVFLLTCMSLDRYLAIVRPATSRKLRRRDCAHAACALVWLASCLLALPTVLSRELTLIEEKPYCAEKRATSTKLTWALVALVFTFFVPLVSIVTCYCCIVRKLCAHYQQSGKHNKKLRKSIKIIFIVVAAFVLSWLPFNTFKLLAIVSGLQQEVYFSSAFLQLGMEVSGPLAFANSCVNPVIYYVFDSYIRRAIVRCLCPCVKNYDFGSSSETLDSHLTKALSNFIHVEDFTRRRKRSVSL